The Crassostrea angulata isolate pt1a10 chromosome 1, ASM2561291v2, whole genome shotgun sequence nucleotide sequence CAGCAGGTTATTCACAGACTCCTCATGATTGTGTAAACTAGACTGCATCAAAGtctggagaaaaaaaatgtcagcaGATAAACTTTTGATTCTGTGGATTGGCATAGTTACATGTAACAGGAAATTCACTACAAATTGTGTTCAATGAATGTTGctgaaaccacagtaattaaATAATACTGTACTCctattgttttctttataaagACACATATTAACAATCaagtacaaatgtacatgtacctgcagGCCTCTAGCTCCTGGAATGGAAAtatttggatggacgacctgggagctaaaGTTCCATAtgtgttaaaaaattgcaattcaTGGTGTACACAAACTTGCTTTTGTTTTGGATtgattaacattattttacagAATTCATATGGAAGTAAAGTTAATCaatccaaaactagcgcaagaTTTTGTGTGCTGTAAAAtgcaacctttttttttttacagatacgtaactgtagctcccaggtcaaTTGTCTAAATTTTTTAGACCAGTAGCTAGTACAAATGTAGCTTTTTCGTGTCATCAAATATCAGTACAATGTACaggtaatataaataaaaacatgtatattgatgaagatttcatggtacatgtacatgtatattcatttctTATGTCTTTGGATCCCGTTCCTTGCTTTATACTCACTATAACAGAAAACTTGACAAATCCTGTACCTAAATATGTGGGAGAAATGGAAAATAGAAGATTTTATGAGACATAAGACATCATGGAACATTAGCCTTGCCCTAGGGCCCCATTACCTTGTATTCCTGTACAACACTCTCTACGGCATCAGATGACTCCTGTTGAATTTGCTTCAAATTTAACTGGGGTTCTACAGGTTTGGGTTGAGTATCCTATAAAACACATTTGAATCCAGGTCATGCTTGTACATGAATACTCACATTCAGGAAAAGATcatgatgataaaaaatatacacaatGCTTATATACAACACATAATTACATGCCATTTGTATAGATACCAGTATCAAATTGGCATGACTATTTTGAAAGGACTGGTACATTGTAAAACCCTGCATTTACCTACTTATTATTCTATTAGTCTTGTGGCAAGATTGCTTATGAAAATCACAAAACTGAAGGTTTTTCAAACTGAAATTAGAAACACACTGCAAAAGACTTTTGAATGAAATACCCTTCAAAAACTAAACACCTTTCAAAACTAAACCGgacataaaaaatcaataaaagaaaaatatgtctGTATATATGAAAAAGTTTGTATGCTAATTATCAAGCAAGACAtcatggaaaaaaaagaaacttacaAGTCTAAGCACATGGGACATTGGAGACCCTTGGGAAACACCAGCATTATCTGTGTCAGTGTCTGACTGGAGGGGAACTTCTACTTCCACGATATTCAGCCCACCCACCACTGCAGTTTCACTGGTGCTTTCAGCTGCTGGAGTAATGTTTGACTGGAATGGCTGAAATGTACCTCTTTCATTTCCTGTCGAGGTTGGCAGTGCATCACTTGAGATTGACATTGTGGTGGCTTCATTGTTTCTCGATAGAGAAGCTTGGCAGTGGAATGTTGGGGGTCTAGAGGCCTCTGTGTTGTCCGTTTCTTGAACGTCTGGGGCTTGTAGAGTAACTTCACCATTGGGTCGACCATTCAAAGAATTGGGTTCTGAAGTTCTGTTGAAACTGCCATCCAAAATATCATTGACTAATGATGCTGCATTctatagataaaatataaacataagtCAGCTTAATCAGGATAAAGCAAACTCTAGAAAAATACCAACATTGATTGAATCTGGGAAACTAGCAGCTCAGTGAGTAACTAACAGCACTGCATGAGGATGGGTGTAAGTGTCATACTATCATATGCCATCATTACTAAAAATGTAGGTACATAGAGTAACTGTTGAgctatatttcataatttaactCATTTCCCAAAGTGTTAAGCAGCATACTGATATGGTTTccaaaaagatgaaaatatgtttaatatttccATCTCAAGGGAAAGTGATTGCAGGTCTTATGCTACTCATCAACTATTATACTAACATCTTTTGTTATACAGATTTTTCAGAGTATGGGTAAGGAAAATAAAAGCTTcttgaatcatttaatttctttcttaGATACATATTCCCATTAAATGTAACAGTAGATAGAAAGTGTGTAAATTATTTTCCTTTCTGAACACAGACTTCCTATTTAGTTTTCTATAAACTTCTTACCTCTTGAAGCAAACCCAAATGCTAAAACTTTACAAAGCTTTTAGCTAAAACATCAGAAAACAGAACTGAATGCTGAAACTGAACAAAACCCAGGCCAGGATTATTTGGATATGATAATTTATTACTACTTGCATTATCAGGATTATCCAGGACTTGTGGGAATTGGCAGGGAGGCTCAGTCGGCTGCTCGCTGCTCTCTTCCACCTCCCCATTGGTTTGTTGCTGTAGAACTGTCGGATCCAAGACAGGGGGAAACTGGTTTTGAACACACAGGAGGTCTGGTCGCATTCCAACCTGACTTCTAGCTGATGTACAGAATTTATATTTACTTAGTAATACACACACTAGTATTGGCATAATATGATACATCAAGATCTTGTTCTAGCTGATTCAACTTTTTCATTTGATTCACTTACACAATCACAATATTCCCTAATAACAATTGTCTGTATAAAGTGTATTTAAGCACAACCACCTGTATCTAATATGGCCCATGGTGAAGGACCAGCCTCCACATTTGGTTGTATTTCATCAACAGTTGGAAAGGCTGGTTCTGCTGCCTAGAGAATGAGGCAATAAATCTTAATAAATCAAAGAAATGTCGTTATACATTCCAAAAAGTTTAAACCTTTATGAGGGATATTTTAATTGACAAAATCTATTAAACATATTGATTACATAtacaatttttgttgttgaaagaAACAACTGTGGGTATCAGCCTGGACACTTAGGTGTAGAGCTCCTGgcttaaataaaatacagcccAATTTCTAGTTAGACTCCCATTGATTCCAACTatcaacttttcttttttagctcacctgagctgaaagctcaagtgagctattctgatcacattttgtctgtcgtccatctgtccgtccgtccatctgtccgtaaacttttcacattttcaacatcttctcaagaactactgggccaatttaaaccaaacttagcacaaatcatccttaggcaaaggggattcaaagttgtgaaaattaagggcaacgccctttttcaaggggagataattaaaaatttatgaaaaatttcaagatattttcaaaaatcttcttctcaagaaccataaagccaggaaagctgaaacttgtgtggaagcttcctcaggtagtgtagattcaaagttgtgaaaatcatgatccctgggggtagggtggggcacaatggagggtcgaagttttacataggaatatatagagtaaatatttaaaaatcttcttctcagaaattaatcagccaggaaagctgaaacttgtgtggaagtatcctcaggtaatgtagattcaaagttgtgaaaatcatgatccccagggatagggtggggccacaatggggggtcaaagtttaacaaatgaatatatagggtaaatctttaaaaatcttcttctcagaaactaatcagccagatgattctttataattgttaagactttggctccaggacaattcttcggcctcacaagaaggttcagagtttgatgtagctttatatcccatagataaacaattattaaggatctttttgagaactgcaatactcatcatgtgatatgactataaaatcatcctgttagaaaagggactaatgattataaacataagaatatccagggggaaaatggattttatctatacaggatctacatgtattattgtacattgtccagattgtttgtattatgactccattaagctgatctcatcatacctattgttcctcaggtgagtgatgtggcccatgggcctcttgtttttttgtttttttttattacagtaCTGTTCAGACTTATTCTAGCAGTAGTTtgttatattcataaaatttaataatacaaAGATGTATTTATGTACTGTTTCAAGATTAATGGGGAATGAAACTGACTTGGCTGTTACATGTAGTGTGAATTTGTTATAAGCATGATGAACTTAACTGTAAGAGTGTTTCAATGTACATTTGTTTACACGTGCTACCTAAAGGATTGcagcaaattacatgtacttattagatgatatttacatttgcaaatatgcttccttatatgaacctatagaatagtgAAGACATTCAATTCTGTGTGAATGCTtccatgacgtcacaatgataacTGCACTGGCTTATCGCTTGcaatattgtaaatgtaaaaacacaGTTACATCAATGATTCTGAATGATTTGCCATtctcaaacataaatataagtaataaacagcaataataacaagaggcccatgggccacatcgctcacctgaggaacaataggtatgataaaatcagcttaatggagtcataatacaaactatctggacaatatacaataatacatgttgatcctCTATACCggtaaataaaatccatttttcccctggatattcttatgtttataatcattagtcccttctctaacaggatgattttatagtcatatcatatgttgagtattgcagttctcaaaaagatccttaacaattgtttatatatgggatataaacgtacataaactctgaaccttcttgtgaggcctaagaattgtcctggggccaaagtcttaacaattataaaaaatcatctggctgattagtttctgagaagaagatttttaaagatttaccatatatattcctttgttaaactttgaccccccccccattgtggccccaccctacccctggggatcatgattttcacaactatgaatctacactacctgatgatgcttccacacaaatgtcagctttactggctgattagtttctgagaagaagatttttaaagatttactttatatattccaatgttaaacttcgacaccccattgtggccccaccctacccccggggatcatgattttttgaaaaccttgaatctacactacctgaggatgcttccacacaagtttcagctttactggctgattagtttctgagaagaagatttttaaagatttactctatatattcctatgtaaaacttcgatcccccattgtggcctcaccctacccccggggatcatgattttcacaactatgaatttacact carries:
- the LOC128186351 gene encoding coiled-coil domain-containing protein 91-like isoform X2 — translated: MDDDDDFGDFGGFEAAEPAFPTVDEIQPNVEAGPSPWAILDTARSQVGMRPDLLCVQNQFPPVLDPTVLQQQTNGEVEESSEQPTEPPCQFPQVLDNPDNNAASLVNDILDGSFNRTSEPNSLNGRPNGEVTLQAPDVQETDNTEASRPPTFHCQASLSRNNEATTMSISSDALPTSTGNERGTFQPFQSNITPAAESTSETAVVGGLNIVEVEVPLQSDTDTDNAGVSQGSPMSHVLRLDTQPKPVEPQLNLKQIQQESSDAVESVVQEYKTLMQSSLHNHEESVNNLLQKNNKERELQLELALTQQNKDIESKMQEMKAHLGEEIKKITQESVQHFQEEMKEILEKEKKEIWDEMQASLQKEKDQINDLVQEAVAAEQERGAQAIKEQKDEFLKLIEEERKESQTQTRSLLEEQKIQFQETLKAHLEEERKTHKEAMDRVIELANQEMRAYLQQQREVNRQLHQRQYASLDVFLNGARQQLQLLMDSDPVSSGAGDNGGEKSSSEDKDSSKDT
- the LOC128186351 gene encoding coiled-coil domain-containing protein 91-like isoform X1, which produces MLNTSINSFNYMFSSLFITANMDDDDDFGDFGGFEAAEPAFPTVDEIQPNVEAGPSPWAILDTARSQVGMRPDLLCVQNQFPPVLDPTVLQQQTNGEVEESSEQPTEPPCQFPQVLDNPDNNAASLVNDILDGSFNRTSEPNSLNGRPNGEVTLQAPDVQETDNTEASRPPTFHCQASLSRNNEATTMSISSDALPTSTGNERGTFQPFQSNITPAAESTSETAVVGGLNIVEVEVPLQSDTDTDNAGVSQGSPMSHVLRLDTQPKPVEPQLNLKQIQQESSDAVESVVQEYKTLMQSSLHNHEESVNNLLQKNNKERELQLELALTQQNKDIESKMQEMKAHLGEEIKKITQESVQHFQEEMKEILEKEKKEIWDEMQASLQKEKDQINDLVQEAVAAEQERGAQAIKEQKDEFLKLIEEERKESQTQTRSLLEEQKIQFQETLKAHLEEERKTHKEAMDRVIELANQEMRAYLQQQREVNRQLHQRQYASLDVFLNGARQQLQLLMDSDPVSSGAGDNGGEKSSSEDKDSSKDT